From Ipomoea triloba cultivar NCNSP0323 chromosome 5, ASM357664v1, the proteins below share one genomic window:
- the LOC116019132 gene encoding ALA-interacting subunit 3: protein MSSNAPSSSSGAPGSADNSATRRISRRPKYSRFTQQELPACKPILTPKWVILAFLLVSVVFIPIGLVSLLASRDVVEIVDRYEADCIPSNYSGNEVQFIQSNLNKNCPRILRVPKHMKQPIYVYYQLDNFYQNHRRYVKSRSDQQLKDRSSEDETSSCEPEDKVNGTVIVPCGLIAWSLFNDTYSFTRNNVQLTVNKTGISWKSDRDHKFGKDVYPKNFQNGSLIGGGTLDPEKPLSQQEDLIVWMRTAALPTFRKLYGKIEVDLNVNDVINVTVGNYYNTYSFNGKKKLVLSTTSWLGGKNDFLGIAYLTVGGLCFFLAMVFTVIYLVKPRQLGDPSYLSWNRNPGGH, encoded by the exons ATTCAAGGTTTACGCAACAGGAACTTCCTGCTTGCAAACCAATATTAACACCAAAGTGG GTTATCTTAGCTTTTCTGCTAGTCAGTGTTGTCTTCATTCCCATTGGACTTGTTTCCTTGCTTGCTTCTCGGGAT GTTGTTGAGATTGTTGATCGTTATGAGGCCGACTGCATACCAAGCAATTATTCAGGAAATGAAGTTCAGTTTATACAAAGCAATCTAAATAAAAACTGCCCTCGTATCCTGAGA GTACCGAAGCATATGAAGCAGCCTATTTACGTGTATTACCAACTTGACAACTTCTATCAAAATCATCGCAG GTATGTGAAGAGCCGAAGTGATCAGCAATTGAAGGATAGAAGCAGCGAGGATGAAACTAGTTCTTGCGAGCCTGAAGATAAAGTCAATGGGACTGTCATAGTTCCCTGTGGCCTTATAGCCTGGAGTTTGTTTAATGATACTTACAGCTTTACCCGCAACAATGTACAGCTGACTGTAAACAAAACTGGAATATCATGGAAGAGTGACAGGGATCACAAGTTTGGCAAAGACGTCTATCCAAAGAACTTTCAGAATGGGTCTCTGATTGGGGGTGGGACGCTTGACCCAGAGAAGCCG TTGAGTCAGCAGGAGGACCTTATTGTTTGGATGCGAACTGCTGCTCTTCCAACGTTTAGGAAGCTATATGGGAAGATAGAGGTGGATCTTAATGTGAATGACGTCATTAATGTCACAGTCGGGAATTATTACAATACCTACAGTTTCAATGGCAAGAAGAAACTTGTGCTTTCTACCACTAGCTGGCTGGGTGGAAAAAATGATTTTCTGGGTATTGCGTACCTTACTGTTGGTGGCTTGTGCTTCTTTTTGGCTATGGTTTTCACTGTGATATATCTAGTTAAGCCAAG GCAACTTGGTGATCCATCTTATCTGTCATGGAACCGGAACCCAGGCGGTCACTAG
- the LOC116019122 gene encoding uncharacterized protein LOC116019122 isoform X1 — MLLTGRHRLMLRSLSLASSPPAPNTRLQEIASNQPGGGVAKVVLKKGKTQLFSRGGSPMVYSGAVDRIIGRPPPKSGDVVLVADGTQKPIGWGFYNSVSMFCVRLMQLEDEASRDPSCVLNVEKLLETRIFAAAQLRNTLGLPSPKTNAYRLINSEGDRLSGLIVDVYGDLAVIASSAAWVEKYQQQIKSCICRINGIKRISWRPSVEILKEEGLDFSDSTNLDLVTSPKRVRVKVMENGISYMISMDGQKTGFYADQRENRQFISTISEGCRVLDICCYTGGFALNAACSGALEVIGVDTSSPALEIAKENIALNGLDSRRISFLRQDATEFMKDAISKHEKWDIVILDPPKLAPRKKVLKSASGMYRNLNSLAMQLTEKGGLLMTCSCSGAMTQSGQLLDVLLGAASMAGKKITIVREAGAACDHPIDPSYPEGEYLSNILLRVT; from the exons ATGCTTCTCACCGGTCGTCACCGTCTCATGTTGCGCTCTCTATCTTTGGCGTCATCACCTCCCGCACCCAACACTAGGCTTCAAGAAATTGCTTCCAACCAGCCCGGAGGAG GCGTGGCCAAGGTTGTATTGAAGAAAGGAAAGACTCAACTTTTCTCTAGGGGCGGAAGCCCAATGGTTTACAGCGGTGCTGTTGACAGAATTATTGGTCGACCGCCGCCCAAGTCCGGTGATGTAGTCCTCGTCGCTGACGGAACCCAAAAACCAATTGGATGGGGCTTTTACAATTCTGTTTCTATGTTTTGCGTTCGCCTCATGCAACTGGAGGACGAAGCTTCAAG AGACCCTTCCTGTGTACTCAACGTGGAGAAACTGCTCGAAACAAGAATTTTTGCTGCTGCCCAACTGCGCAACACTCTAGGCCTTCCTTCTCCCAAAACAAACGCATACCGTCTCATTAATAGCGAAGGGGATAG ACTATCAGGTCTTATTGTTGATGTTTATGGAGATTTAGCTGTTATTGCTTCCTCTGCTGCTTGGGTAGAAAAGTACCAGCAACAAATAAAATCTTGCATCTGTAGAATCAATGGAATTAAACGCATAAGCTGGAGACCATCAGTTGAAATTCTCAAGGAAGAAGGATTGGATTTTTCTGATTCAACAAATTTGGATTTAGTTACTTCTCCTAAAAGGGTAAGAGTAAAG GTCATGGAGAATGGGATTTCCTATATGATATCAATGGATGGCCAAAAGACTGGCTTTTATGCTGATCAGCGTGAAAACCGTCAGTTCATTTCTACCATTTCTGAGGGTTGTAGGGTTCTTGATATTTGCTGCTACACAGGAGGTTTTGCGCTAAATGCAGCATGTAGCGGTGCATTAGAGGTCATTG GTGTTGATACGTCATCACCTGCACTAGAAATTGCAAAAGAAAACATTGCTCTCAATGGGCTGGATTCAAGAAGGATATCATTTCTGAGACAAGATGCAACTGAATTTATGAAGGATGCTATTTCTAAACATGAAAAATGGGACATAGTTATTCTGGACCCCCCTAAATTAGCACCTCGGAAAAAG GTTCTAAAGAGTGCATCTGGCATGTATAGAAATCTGAACTCCCTGGCCATGCAGTTAACAGAGAAAGGAGGTCTACTTATGACTTGCTCTTGCTCTGGGGCAATGACACAAAGTGGTCAGCTCCTAGACGTTCTTCTG GGTGCTGCATCCATGGCTGGGAAGAAAATCACGATTGTGCGCGAGGCGGGAGCAGCATGTGATCATCCTATTGATCCCTCATATCCTGAAGGAGAATATCTTTCCAATATCTTGCTTAGGGTTACATAG
- the LOC116019122 gene encoding uncharacterized protein LOC116019122 isoform X2 yields MLLTGRHRLMLRSLSLASSPPAPNTRLQEIASNQPGGGVAKVVLKKGKTQLFSRGGSPMVYSGAVDRIIGRPPPKSGDVVLVADGTQKPIGWGFYNSVSMFCVRLMQLEDEASRDPSCVLNVEKLLETRIFAAAQLRNTLGLPSPKTNAYRLINSEGDRLSGLIVDVYGDLAVIASSAAWVEKYQQQIKSCICRINGIKRISWRPSVEILKEEGLDFSDSTNLDLVTSPKRVMENGISYMISMDGQKTGFYADQRENRQFISTISEGCRVLDICCYTGGFALNAACSGALEVIGVDTSSPALEIAKENIALNGLDSRRISFLRQDATEFMKDAISKHEKWDIVILDPPKLAPRKKVLKSASGMYRNLNSLAMQLTEKGGLLMTCSCSGAMTQSGQLLDVLLGAASMAGKKITIVREAGAACDHPIDPSYPEGEYLSNILLRVT; encoded by the exons ATGCTTCTCACCGGTCGTCACCGTCTCATGTTGCGCTCTCTATCTTTGGCGTCATCACCTCCCGCACCCAACACTAGGCTTCAAGAAATTGCTTCCAACCAGCCCGGAGGAG GCGTGGCCAAGGTTGTATTGAAGAAAGGAAAGACTCAACTTTTCTCTAGGGGCGGAAGCCCAATGGTTTACAGCGGTGCTGTTGACAGAATTATTGGTCGACCGCCGCCCAAGTCCGGTGATGTAGTCCTCGTCGCTGACGGAACCCAAAAACCAATTGGATGGGGCTTTTACAATTCTGTTTCTATGTTTTGCGTTCGCCTCATGCAACTGGAGGACGAAGCTTCAAG AGACCCTTCCTGTGTACTCAACGTGGAGAAACTGCTCGAAACAAGAATTTTTGCTGCTGCCCAACTGCGCAACACTCTAGGCCTTCCTTCTCCCAAAACAAACGCATACCGTCTCATTAATAGCGAAGGGGATAG ACTATCAGGTCTTATTGTTGATGTTTATGGAGATTTAGCTGTTATTGCTTCCTCTGCTGCTTGGGTAGAAAAGTACCAGCAACAAATAAAATCTTGCATCTGTAGAATCAATGGAATTAAACGCATAAGCTGGAGACCATCAGTTGAAATTCTCAAGGAAGAAGGATTGGATTTTTCTGATTCAACAAATTTGGATTTAGTTACTTCTCCTAAAAGG GTCATGGAGAATGGGATTTCCTATATGATATCAATGGATGGCCAAAAGACTGGCTTTTATGCTGATCAGCGTGAAAACCGTCAGTTCATTTCTACCATTTCTGAGGGTTGTAGGGTTCTTGATATTTGCTGCTACACAGGAGGTTTTGCGCTAAATGCAGCATGTAGCGGTGCATTAGAGGTCATTG GTGTTGATACGTCATCACCTGCACTAGAAATTGCAAAAGAAAACATTGCTCTCAATGGGCTGGATTCAAGAAGGATATCATTTCTGAGACAAGATGCAACTGAATTTATGAAGGATGCTATTTCTAAACATGAAAAATGGGACATAGTTATTCTGGACCCCCCTAAATTAGCACCTCGGAAAAAG GTTCTAAAGAGTGCATCTGGCATGTATAGAAATCTGAACTCCCTGGCCATGCAGTTAACAGAGAAAGGAGGTCTACTTATGACTTGCTCTTGCTCTGGGGCAATGACACAAAGTGGTCAGCTCCTAGACGTTCTTCTG GGTGCTGCATCCATGGCTGGGAAGAAAATCACGATTGTGCGCGAGGCGGGAGCAGCATGTGATCATCCTATTGATCCCTCATATCCTGAAGGAGAATATCTTTCCAATATCTTGCTTAGGGTTACATAG